From Zingiber officinale cultivar Zhangliang chromosome 5B, Zo_v1.1, whole genome shotgun sequence, the proteins below share one genomic window:
- the LOC121985901 gene encoding DEAD-box ATP-dependent RNA helicase 57-like, with product MEKASSLLFSGVHIDRKRFAHDIARFQPKKELINPEIPPDKFMLSAVEVKDNMKQKKRKRKDKDSAEAVEGFSVFKSSESLSSIREKNVMDADSIEQKKEAAKQIERSSILRKKYKIHVSGHGAPSPLESFAELSSRYKCKPYLLQNLSERGFREPTPIQRQAIPILLSKRDCFACAPTGSGKTLAFLCPILMKIKPGSKNGVKAVILCPTRELAAQTARECKKLAKGRKFYIKLMTKELSTSGNFEKMPCDIIISTPLRLDFVIRKRKLDLSRVKYLVMDEADKLFELGFMEQIDSVVKACSKTTVVRSLFSATLPESVEKLASTVMVDAVRVNVGRKNSASELIKQRLVFTGSEKGKLLALRQCFQESLNPPVLVFVQSKERAKELYRELAFDDIRADVIHADLSQQQREDAVNNFRSGKTWVLIATDVVSRGMDFKGINCVINYDFPESAAAYIHRIGRSGRAGRPGEAITFYTEEDKPFLRNIANVMAISHCEVPAWILALPKLKKRKHRPHRDSISTLPEDNT from the exons ATGGAGAAggcatcttctctactcttctcCGGTGTTCACATAGATAGGAAGCGGTTTGCTCATGACATTGCTCGGTTTCAG CCGAAGAAGGAACTAATTAATCCTGAAATCCCACCTGACAAATTCATGCTATCTGCAGTGGAGGTAAAGGATAACATGAAGCAAAAGAAGAGGAAGCGCAAGGACAAGGATTCTGCTG AAGCTGTGGAAGGGTTCAGTGTATTCAAGAGTTCTGAATCTTTATCTTCCATTCGGGAAAAGAATGTTATGGATGCTGATTCTATTGAGCAGAAGAAGGAAGCAGCAAAACAGATTGAG AGATCTTCTATTCTTCGGAAAAAGTATAAGATACATGTTTCTGGGCATGGTGCTCCTTCTCCACTTGAAAGTTTTGCAGAGCTTAGCTCAAG GTATAAGTGCAAACcttatttattgcaaaacttatctGAACGTGGTTTCAGAGAGCCTACACCTATTCAGAGGCAGGCTATTCCAATTCTCCTTTCC AAGAGGGATTGCTTTGCATGTGCGCCCACTGGTTCTGGCAAGACATTAGCCTTTTTGTGTCCAATTCTCATGAAAATTAAG CCAGGATCAAAAAATGGTGTGAAGGCTGTTATTCTCTGCCCTACTAGAGAATTAGCTGCTCAAACTGCTAGAGAGTGCAAGAAGCTGGCCAAGGGGAGGAAATTTTACATCAAGTTGATGACCAAGGAACTTTCCACAAGTGGGAATTTTGAAAAGATGCCATGTGATATAATCATATCTACTCCCCTTCGATTGGATTTTGTTATTCGTAAAAGAAAGCTTGATTTGAGCCG GGTTAAATATCTAGTCATGGATGAAGCTGATAAGCTTTTTGAGCTAGGTTTTATGGAACAAATTGATTCTGTGGTCAAAGCCTGTTCCAAGACCACTGTAGTTCGTTCACTGTTTAGTGCAACCTTGCCAGAATCTGTTGAAAAACTTGCAAGCACAGTCATGGTTGATGCAGTCCGAGTGAATGTTGGTAGAAA AAATTCTGCCTCTGAGTTGATTAAGCAAAGACTTGTTTTTACTGGCAGCGAGAAAGGAAAACTGCTTGCTCTTCGTCAATGTTTTCAAGAG AGTTTGAATCCTCCTGTACTAGTGTTTGTCCAAAGCAAAGAAAGAGCAAAGGAACTTTACAGGGAATTAGCATTTGACGATATAAGAGCTGATGTTATTCATGCTGACCTTTCCCAGCAGCAG AGAGAAGATGCAGTTAACAACTTCAGATCAGGCAAGACATGGGTTTTGATAGCAACAGATGTGGTTTCTCGTGGGATGGATTTTAAGGGCATCAATTGTGTGATTAACTATGATTTTCCTGAATCTGCAGCTGCTTATATTCATAGAATTG GTCGGTCTGGTCGAGCTGGAAGACCTGGAGAAGCTATAACATTCTACACTGAAGAGGATAAGCCTTTTCTGCGCAACATAGCGAATGTGATGGCCATATCTCATTGTGAGGTTCCTGCCTGGATATTAGCACTGCCTAAACTCAAAAAAAGAAAGCACCGGCCACATCGAGACTCAATATCAACTCTACCCGAGGATAACACATAA